One part of the Terrimicrobium sacchariphilum genome encodes these proteins:
- the rpsL gene encoding 30S ribosomal protein S12 — MPTINQLVRKGRSKVTVKSKSPALVKCPQRRGVCVQVMTRTPKKPNSALRKVAKVRLTNGQEVIAYIPGEGHNLQEHSIVLVRGGRVKDLPGVRYHIVRGTLDSLGVDGRRRGRSKYGAKRPKPGQEDTKGAKGKKK, encoded by the coding sequence ATGCCCACTATTAATCAATTGGTCCGCAAAGGACGCAGCAAGGTGACTGTGAAGTCGAAGTCGCCGGCGCTCGTGAAGTGCCCGCAGCGTCGCGGCGTTTGCGTGCAGGTGATGACCCGCACGCCCAAGAAGCCCAATTCCGCCCTCCGCAAGGTCGCCAAGGTTCGTCTCACGAACGGGCAGGAAGTCATCGCCTACATTCCGGGCGAGGGACACAATCTTCAGGAACACTCGATCGTTCTCGTCCGTGGTGGACGTGTGAAGGATCTGCCGGGTGTTCGTTATCACATCGTACGCGGTACGCTCGACAGCCTCGGGGTTGACGGTCGCCGTCGCGGACGTTCCAAGTACGGAGCCAAGCGCCCGAAACCCGGTCAGGAAGACACCAAGGGTGCGAAGGGCAAGAAGAAATAG
- the rpsG gene encoding 30S ribosomal protein S7, whose product MSRRRRVIHKEVKKDARYASPVVARLISAVMNCGKKSIAERIVYTAIDKSREGTDTVDPLETLHKAIENAKPRLEVKSRRVGGATYQVPMEVPADRQIALAMRWLVTFANNRKGVPMENALAYELKDAAAGQGNAIKKRDDMHKMAQANRAFAHFRW is encoded by the coding sequence ATGTCACGTCGTCGCCGAGTCATTCACAAGGAAGTCAAGAAAGACGCCCGCTACGCCAGTCCGGTCGTAGCCCGTCTCATCAGCGCAGTCATGAACTGCGGCAAGAAGAGCATCGCCGAGCGCATCGTCTACACCGCGATCGACAAGTCCCGCGAGGGAACCGATACGGTCGACCCGCTCGAGACACTGCACAAGGCCATCGAAAACGCCAAGCCGCGTCTCGAGGTGAAGAGCCGCCGCGTGGGTGGCGCCACCTACCAGGTGCCGATGGAAGTGCCGGCCGATCGTCAGATCGCCCTCGCCATGCGCTGGTTGGTCACGTTCGCGAACAACCGCAAGGGTGTTCCGATGGAAAACGCTCTCGCTTACGAGCTTAAGGACGCAGCTGCCGGTCAGGGCAACGCGATCAAGAAGCGCGACGATATGCACAAGATGGCCCAGGCCAACCGTGCGTTCGCTCACTTCCGCTGGTAG
- a CDS encoding LysR substrate-binding domain-containing protein, whose product MNRPTIRELECFTAVAEELNFSRAARRLNLSQPPLTRQIQSLEEKLGCPLLERSTRSVAITAAGRLFLEDARAVLQRLDAARDAVLRAAGGEVTRLRIGFVGALLDESLVRLLQTFREAHPHCQIALEDLSPAAQLEALSEGKIDGAFLGAPPHSLRRGLASFIWQREPLGIALPAAHPLAAARSLPIARLRDEGWIMVSREAAPAFRRQFDTLCAAEGFKPRIVQESERVAAVLTMVAAGQGISLLPVTMGRFLAQGVTIRPLPGRKPPTLDHTFVYKKASPAPPLADFVRLLGSPGKR is encoded by the coding sequence ATGAATCGCCCGACCATCCGCGAGCTGGAGTGCTTCACCGCCGTCGCGGAGGAGCTGAACTTTTCCCGCGCCGCGCGTCGGCTGAATCTCAGCCAGCCTCCGCTCACGCGGCAAATCCAGTCGCTGGAGGAAAAGCTCGGCTGCCCGCTGCTGGAGCGCAGCACGCGCTCGGTCGCGATCACCGCCGCCGGGCGGCTCTTCCTGGAGGACGCCCGCGCCGTGCTCCAGCGCCTCGACGCCGCGCGCGATGCCGTGCTCCGCGCCGCCGGGGGCGAGGTCACGCGGCTGCGCATCGGGTTCGTCGGCGCGCTGCTCGACGAATCCCTCGTCCGCCTGCTCCAGACCTTTCGCGAGGCGCACCCGCACTGCCAGATCGCTCTTGAGGATCTCTCGCCCGCCGCGCAGCTGGAGGCACTGTCGGAGGGGAAGATCGACGGGGCCTTCCTCGGCGCGCCGCCGCATTCCCTGCGCCGCGGTCTCGCGAGCTTCATCTGGCAGCGCGAACCCCTCGGCATCGCCCTCCCCGCCGCGCACCCGCTGGCCGCCGCGCGTTCGCTCCCCATCGCCCGCCTCCGCGACGAAGGCTGGATCATGGTCTCCCGCGAAGCCGCCCCGGCCTTCCGACGTCAATTCGATACCCTCTGCGCCGCCGAGGGTTTCAAGCCCCGCATCGTGCAGGAGTCCGAGCGCGTCGCCGCCGTGCTCACCATGGTCGCCGCAGGCCAGGGCATCAGCCTCCTCCCCGTGACGATGGGCAGATTCCTCGCGCAAGGCGTCACCATCCGCCCCCTCCCCGGCCGCAAACCGCCCACCCTCGACCACACCTTCGTCTATAAAAAGGCCAGCCCCGCTCCGCCTCTCGCGGATTTTGTGCGGCTACTCGGGTCGCCCGGGAAACGCTAG
- a CDS encoding class I SAM-dependent methyltransferase, whose protein sequence is MQYWQFRNTGGGGKVRGMTTAAAFAGKSTLEEIRERFDHDVERFSNLETGQQATIDAPLVLDLVAAAAASHVPRDGRLLDLGCGAGNFTLRVMQETGPLHCHLADLSQPMLDRARSRVEAAGARSVETRQGDLRELEFADGTFDVILAGAVLHHLREDADWERVFALLHRWLKPGGRLYVADLVYFDSPAMQAMMWARYGAYLESLGGPAYREKVFAYIEREDSPRSLHYQLGLLQKTGFTSWDVLHRNSVFACYFGER, encoded by the coding sequence ATGCAATACTGGCAATTCCGAAATACCGGAGGGGGCGGTAAAGTGCGCGGCATGACGACAGCAGCAGCATTCGCCGGGAAATCGACGCTCGAGGAAATCCGCGAGCGGTTCGACCACGACGTGGAGCGTTTCAGCAACCTGGAGACGGGCCAGCAGGCGACGATCGACGCGCCGCTGGTGCTCGACCTGGTGGCGGCTGCCGCCGCGAGCCATGTGCCGCGCGACGGGCGGCTGCTCGACCTCGGCTGCGGCGCGGGAAATTTCACCCTGCGCGTGATGCAGGAGACCGGCCCGCTGCATTGTCACCTCGCGGACCTGAGCCAGCCCATGCTGGACCGGGCGCGGTCGCGCGTGGAGGCGGCAGGGGCGCGGAGCGTGGAGACGCGGCAGGGCGACCTGCGCGAGCTGGAGTTTGCCGACGGGACTTTCGACGTGATCCTGGCCGGGGCCGTGCTGCACCATCTGCGCGAGGATGCGGACTGGGAGCGCGTGTTTGCCCTGCTCCACCGCTGGCTGAAACCCGGCGGCCGCCTCTACGTGGCCGACCTGGTGTATTTTGACTCACCCGCGATGCAGGCGATGATGTGGGCCCGCTACGGCGCGTACCTGGAATCCCTCGGTGGCCCGGCCTATCGCGAAAAGGTCTTCGCCTACATCGAGCGGGAGGACTCCCCGCGCTCGCTCCACTACCAGCTCGGCCTGTTGCAAAAAACGGGCTTCACCTCCTGGGACGTCCTGCACCGCAACAGCGTCTTCGCGTGCTACTTCGGAGAGAGGTAA
- a CDS encoding YciI family protein: MFIALLRFTEARSRASQYMEEHKHWVQGGFADGVFLLAGGIEPSQGGAILAHQLSREELETRLAADPFVAEGIVQTEIIEIDPGRADPRLAFLVS, translated from the coding sequence ATGTTCATCGCCCTCCTGAGATTCACCGAAGCCCGCAGCCGAGCCAGTCAATACATGGAGGAGCACAAGCACTGGGTGCAGGGCGGCTTTGCCGACGGCGTCTTCCTCCTCGCAGGCGGCATCGAGCCGAGCCAGGGCGGCGCGATCCTTGCCCACCAGCTTTCGAGGGAGGAACTCGAGACGCGCCTCGCGGCGGACCCGTTCGTGGCCGAGGGCATCGTGCAGACCGAGATCATCGAGATCGACCCCGGTCGCGCCGACCCGCGCCTGGCATTTCTCGTCTCCTGA
- a CDS encoding TetR/AcrR family transcriptional regulator: MKPTSTRDRILEEADRLFYERGYEHTAFADIAEAVGISRGNVTFHYQTKDAILDAVIDRRLARTAALLEHWEAGGEGPAARIKSFIDILIANRAKIMLHGCPVGTLCAELAKLEHDALSHASALFTLFKGWLATQFAALGLKKEADALALHLLARSQGIATLASALRDEAFLREEVRALHDWLDGIASPSPRRRRA; encoded by the coding sequence ATGAAGCCGACATCCACGCGCGACCGGATCCTCGAGGAGGCCGACCGGCTTTTCTATGAACGCGGCTACGAGCACACCGCCTTTGCCGACATCGCGGAGGCGGTGGGGATTTCCCGCGGCAATGTGACGTTTCACTATCAGACAAAGGACGCGATCCTCGACGCCGTGATCGACCGTCGGCTCGCACGCACCGCCGCGCTGCTGGAGCACTGGGAGGCGGGCGGCGAAGGCCCGGCAGCCCGCATCAAGAGCTTCATCGACATCCTCATCGCCAATCGCGCAAAAATCATGCTCCACGGCTGCCCGGTCGGCACGCTCTGCGCCGAGCTCGCCAAGCTGGAGCACGACGCGCTCAGCCACGCCAGCGCGCTCTTCACACTCTTCAAGGGCTGGCTCGCCACGCAGTTCGCCGCCCTCGGGTTGAAGAAAGAGGCCGACGCGCTCGCCCTCCATCTCCTCGCCCGCAGCCAGGGCATCGCCACGCTGGCCAGCGCCCTTCGCGACGAGGCCTTCCTCCGCGAGGAGGTGCGTGCCCTCCATGACTGGCTCGATGGTATTGCCTCTCCCTCGCCGCGCCGGAGACGCGCCTGA
- a CDS encoding beta strand repeat-containing protein, protein MKTTRQLLVVAISGFCALAGRSLQAQQTSFSVATAAELETALHQVYLNNASNPALQNTITLTANISATSQMVVNANVTIDGGYFSIDMNNSDRAFFIAGGTVSISNLTIANGNATGGNGSLGGGGGAGLGGAIFVGSGSYYSGTGALAAQGLSAPAVTLSGVTFSNNKAVGGSVGFTLSDQFLSGGGGMGGNASGGGGDGAGGGGGGFGNGANGAGGTGSNGSAGAFVNVSAVNSTSLSAGGGGSGGDGSGGSGGADGGGGGGGGSTSFTYPGTGGGGGVAGGYGHYADSDTPNSGGNGGFGGGGGSGAGSYSESGGNGGFGGGGGASSQSGGNGGFGGGGGAYSTGSAGVGGFGAASATPSEDTGLDSSGGGGLGAGGAVFVMAGATVTVQDGGFSGNTVTGGVSSGNRNNGSAYGADLFLGGNATFNVSSTLNVTALGGAGNLSDANVSKNADDANAQGGVIKTGAGNLIMNGDNYYAGVTTINSGTVTLAAGAVEKGTSVVTVGQDSGDNATLALGSSSLLQLKGFNSSDPQASTDAAVQVAQEAGSTGQIVIGAGAGTSGADIGARVFNGGEGTASIAFQQNFAAGSSSNTVYEFYTTLTGSMNLVQSGPGTTVLNPLYGANTMTGDVSITGGTLATAGSVASLGSVGQITIDGGNLQLGQSEGIANSAALNQGSGRVVIGASAIQETMGAWVVSDAAVVDFNNFAAGLTFASLEIDGTLAIYNYQGASTTITILSGSAVGDLSQVAFYSDEGSTYLGSGEIVGTSLQVVPEPATFLLVGLGVTALWLRRRRE, encoded by the coding sequence ATGAAAACCACCCGGCAGCTTCTTGTCGTTGCCATCTCGGGCTTCTGCGCCCTTGCTGGCAGGTCACTCCAGGCTCAACAGACCTCCTTTAGCGTAGCCACGGCGGCAGAGCTGGAGACGGCGCTTCACCAGGTTTATCTAAACAACGCGTCCAATCCCGCGCTGCAAAACACGATCACGCTCACGGCCAACATTTCGGCAACGAGCCAGATGGTGGTGAACGCGAATGTGACGATCGATGGCGGGTATTTCTCCATCGACATGAATAACTCCGACCGGGCGTTCTTCATTGCCGGTGGCACCGTGTCCATCAGCAACCTGACCATCGCCAATGGTAACGCCACGGGCGGCAACGGCAGCCTGGGCGGCGGCGGTGGTGCGGGGTTGGGCGGAGCGATCTTTGTCGGCAGCGGGTCGTACTATTCGGGCACGGGGGCGCTCGCCGCGCAGGGACTCAGTGCGCCGGCGGTGACGCTCAGCGGGGTGACATTTTCAAACAACAAGGCCGTGGGCGGCTCGGTGGGATTCACCCTGAGCGACCAGTTTCTCAGCGGTGGCGGCGGCATGGGAGGCAATGCCTCCGGTGGCGGCGGCGATGGCGCGGGCGGCGGTGGCGGCGGATTTGGCAATGGAGCCAACGGCGCGGGTGGCACGGGGAGCAACGGTTCGGCGGGAGCCTTTGTCAATGTCAGCGCGGTCAATAGCACGAGCCTCTCGGCCGGCGGTGGCGGCAGCGGCGGCGATGGTAGCGGGGGTTCCGGCGGCGCGGATGGCGGCGGCGGTGGAGGTGGCGGCAGCACGAGTTTTACCTATCCCGGAACGGGCGGAGGCGGCGGTGTGGCCGGAGGCTATGGGCACTATGCCGATAGCGACACGCCAAACAGCGGCGGCAATGGCGGCTTCGGCGGAGGAGGCGGCTCCGGTGCGGGATCGTATAGCGAGTCGGGTGGCAATGGCGGTTTCGGCGGAGGCGGCGGCGCGTCGTCCCAGAGCGGCGGTAATGGCGGCTTCGGCGGAGGCGGTGGAGCGTACTCCACAGGCTCTGCGGGCGTGGGTGGCTTTGGCGCGGCGAGCGCGACGCCGAGCGAAGACACGGGCCTTGACAGCTCGGGAGGCGGCGGCCTCGGCGCGGGCGGCGCGGTGTTTGTCATGGCGGGAGCGACCGTGACCGTGCAGGACGGCGGCTTCTCCGGCAACACGGTGACGGGGGGAGTCAGCTCGGGCAATCGCAACAACGGCTCGGCCTACGGCGCGGATCTCTTCCTCGGTGGGAATGCGACCTTCAACGTCTCGTCCACCCTCAATGTCACGGCCCTCGGCGGAGCAGGCAATCTCAGTGATGCCAATGTCTCGAAGAATGCCGATGATGCCAACGCCCAGGGCGGCGTGATCAAGACCGGCGCGGGAAATCTCATCATGAATGGGGACAACTACTACGCTGGCGTGACAACGATCAACTCCGGCACAGTCACCCTGGCCGCCGGGGCGGTCGAGAAAGGCACCAGCGTGGTGACGGTGGGGCAGGACTCTGGCGATAACGCGACCCTCGCCCTGGGCAGCAGTTCCCTGCTTCAGCTCAAGGGCTTCAACAGCAGCGATCCGCAGGCCTCCACGGATGCCGCGGTGCAGGTCGCGCAGGAGGCCGGCTCGACCGGCCAGATCGTGATCGGGGCGGGAGCCGGCACGAGCGGTGCGGATATCGGAGCGCGGGTCTTCAATGGTGGCGAGGGCACGGCATCCATCGCCTTTCAGCAAAACTTCGCGGCGGGTTCCTCCTCCAACACGGTCTACGAGTTTTACACCACGCTCACCGGGAGCATGAACCTCGTGCAGAGCGGACCCGGCACCACGGTGCTCAATCCCCTCTATGGTGCGAATACGATGACCGGCGATGTCTCGATCACCGGTGGCACGCTCGCCACGGCGGGCAGCGTGGCGTCGCTCGGCTCGGTGGGCCAGATCACGATCGATGGCGGCAATCTCCAGCTCGGCCAGTCGGAGGGTATTGCCAACTCCGCAGCGCTGAACCAGGGCAGCGGCCGGGTCGTCATCGGCGCGAGCGCCATCCAGGAGACCATGGGCGCGTGGGTGGTGTCGGACGCGGCGGTGGTGGATTTTAACAACTTCGCCGCCGGGCTGACCTTTGCCTCGCTGGAGATCGACGGCACGCTGGCGATCTACAACTACCAGGGCGCGTCGACGACGATCACGATCCTGAGCGGCTCGGCGGTCGGCGATCTCTCGCAGGTCGCCTTTTACTCCGACGAGGGCTCGACCTACCTCGGCTCCGGCGAGATCGTCGGCACATCGCTCCAGGTCGTGCCCGAGCCTGCGACGTTTCTGCTCGTGGGCCTCGGCGTGACGGCGCTCTGGCTCCGTCGCCGCCGGGAGTAA
- a CDS encoding DUF4142 domain-containing protein: MKLHHILPAALLALTPVLATAASAPAPASCCGQMPSGTMTCPAFAQKVAMVDLLEIQLGKVAQTNASLPSVKKFGAFMTASHTEINARLAKVAAECNIPLPTQLDAPSQATLKKLSALKGPAFDKAYIPAMVAGHTQVLAMVKSFAATCPNPKMKAFAEKITPIIAKHLSAAQKVQAQMQKDGLLP, translated from the coding sequence ATGAAACTCCACCACATCCTGCCCGCCGCGCTTCTCGCGCTCACCCCCGTCCTCGCCACCGCCGCATCAGCCCCCGCGCCCGCCTCGTGTTGCGGCCAGATGCCCTCGGGCACGATGACCTGCCCGGCCTTTGCCCAAAAGGTCGCCATGGTCGATCTGCTGGAAATCCAACTAGGCAAGGTCGCCCAGACCAACGCCTCGCTGCCCTCGGTGAAAAAATTCGGCGCGTTCATGACCGCCAGCCACACCGAGATCAATGCCCGGCTCGCAAAGGTCGCGGCCGAGTGCAATATCCCGCTGCCCACCCAGCTCGACGCCCCAAGCCAGGCCACACTGAAGAAGCTCTCCGCGCTCAAGGGTCCCGCCTTTGACAAAGCCTACATCCCCGCCATGGTCGCCGGCCACACACAGGTCCTCGCCATGGTAAAGTCCTTCGCCGCCACCTGCCCGAATCCCAAGATGAAGGCCTTTGCCGAGAAGATCACACCCATCATCGCCAAGCATCTCTCCGCCGCGCAGAAGGTGCAGGCCCAGATGCAAAAGGACGGCCTCCTGCCGTAG
- a CDS encoding EAL domain-containing protein has protein sequence MITVDTVREAIEEKELFLEYMPTVRLRDGVCAGAEALTRWRRTDGRLVPPSEFIPIVERTPVAGLLTYWVLETVAGELGDWLLRTEDAHVAINTPPELIGRGGMEYAGCRVGLAAVADKLVLEVTERGVPDEIALDAMIHRTGRRRLVRLALDDVGVNDHWAALLQQAPFDIVKLDKSLVDRLEEGGQSSIPLIEQIVRMTRERGIEIIAEGIERPEQAALLRELGIPLGQGWYFSKALRAGEFLAFAQG, from the coding sequence ATGATCACAGTCGACACAGTCCGCGAAGCCATCGAGGAGAAGGAGCTTTTCCTGGAATACATGCCCACCGTGCGGCTGCGCGATGGCGTGTGCGCGGGAGCCGAGGCGCTGACCCGCTGGCGGCGAACCGATGGGCGATTGGTGCCGCCGTCGGAGTTCATTCCCATCGTCGAACGGACGCCGGTGGCCGGGCTGCTCACCTATTGGGTACTGGAAACCGTGGCCGGCGAGTTGGGCGACTGGCTCCTCCGCACGGAGGACGCGCACGTCGCGATCAACACGCCTCCCGAGCTTATCGGGCGGGGCGGCATGGAGTATGCGGGCTGCCGCGTCGGCCTTGCCGCAGTCGCCGACAAGCTCGTCCTCGAGGTCACCGAGCGCGGAGTACCCGACGAGATCGCGCTCGACGCCATGATCCACCGCACGGGCCGCCGCCGCCTCGTGCGCCTCGCCCTCGATGACGTGGGGGTGAACGACCACTGGGCGGCCCTCCTCCAGCAGGCTCCCTTTGACATCGTGAAACTCGACAAATCCCTCGTCGACCGCCTCGAGGAGGGCGGGCAAAGCAGCATCCCGCTCATCGAGCAGATCGTCCGCATGACCCGGGAGCGCGGCATCGAGATCATCGCCGAGGGCATCGAGCGCCCGGAACAAGCCGCCCTCCTGCGCGAGCTGGGCATCCCGCTCGGCCAGGGGTGGTACTTTTCCAAGGCCCTGCGAGCAGGCGAGTTCCTGGCCTTTGCCCAGGGCTAA
- a CDS encoding DUF3592 domain-containing protein gives MSLPAYLAAMPRVWWFSILFGGFFIIWIWLSSGYLRAFRKFRTWPSVPGRLLSAGTEEFRHGWEDDHTVNVRYQYQVGDAVYEGRVIESIHLYVPPSEPVGFHKRQRALRYLAQLHRGGDVTVYYDPDDPTQAFLRHSSQAPLYFGWAVLVTLLALCALAWLS, from the coding sequence ATGAGTCTGCCTGCTTATCTCGCCGCGATGCCCCGCGTCTGGTGGTTTTCGATTTTGTTCGGGGGGTTCTTCATTATCTGGATCTGGCTCTCCTCGGGCTACCTGCGGGCGTTTCGCAAATTCCGCACATGGCCATCCGTACCGGGCCGCCTGCTCTCCGCCGGCACGGAGGAGTTCCGGCACGGGTGGGAGGACGACCATACGGTTAACGTCCGGTATCAGTATCAGGTGGGCGATGCAGTCTATGAGGGGCGCGTCATCGAAAGCATTCATCTGTACGTTCCACCCAGCGAACCCGTCGGCTTCCACAAACGGCAGCGGGCCCTGCGCTATCTCGCGCAGCTCCATCGCGGCGGAGACGTGACGGTGTATTACGATCCCGACGATCCCACGCAGGCCTTCCTGCGGCATAGCTCCCAGGCTCCGCTTTACTTTGGCTGGGCGGTCCTCGTGACCCTGCTCGCCCTCTGCGCGCTGGCCTGGCTGAGCTAG
- a CDS encoding DUF3592 domain-containing protein produces the protein MNFVAIFLGIFFLVGVTVAGFGVRTVLQARESAAWPSAQGIIRTSTVTSQRGSKGGRTYKPEVTYTYTVDGTEYCGDLIAYGLKGSSASRSFAQYYDNKYPEGSTVPVAYDPARPQTSVLEPGVSKRAFILVAFGAVFALNGLLFGLIGWLFTP, from the coding sequence ATGAACTTTGTCGCCATCTTTCTCGGTATCTTTTTCCTCGTCGGGGTCACTGTCGCGGGCTTCGGCGTGCGGACGGTGCTCCAGGCGCGGGAGAGCGCGGCGTGGCCTTCGGCGCAGGGGATCATTCGCACCTCGACGGTGACCAGCCAGCGCGGGTCCAAGGGCGGCAGGACCTACAAGCCCGAGGTCACCTACACCTACACGGTGGACGGCACGGAGTACTGCGGCGATCTCATCGCGTATGGGCTGAAGGGTTCCTCCGCCAGCCGCAGCTTTGCCCAGTATTACGACAACAAATACCCCGAGGGCTCGACCGTTCCCGTGGCGTACGATCCGGCCCGCCCGCAGACCTCCGTGCTGGAGCCGGGCGTGAGCAAGAGGGCCTTCATCCTGGTCGCGTTTGGCGCGGTCTTTGCGCTCAACGGGCTGTTATTCGGCCTCATTGGCTGGCTCTTTACGCCGTAG